A stretch of the Neisseria sp. DTU_2020_1000833_1_SI_GRL_NUU_006 genome encodes the following:
- a CDS encoding zinc-dependent alcohol dehydrogenase family protein has protein sequence MKAMVYHGANDIRFEEKPRPQIIDPTDAVVKIVKTTICGTDLGIWKGKNPEVADGRILGHEGIGIVEEVGEAVKNIKVGDKVIISCVSKCCTCDNCKIQLYSHCRNGGWILGYMIDGTQAEYVRTPYADNSLVPLPDNVNEEVALLLSDALPTAHEIGVQYGDVKPGDTVFIAGAGPVGMSALLTAQLYSPAAIIVCDMDENRLKLAKELGATHTVSPASGDVSKQVFAIVGEDGVDCAIEAVGIPATWNMCQDIVKPGGHIAVVGVHGQSVDFKLEKLWIKNLAITTGLVNANTTEMLMKAISSSSVDYTKMLTHRFKFSELEKAYDVFKHAAENQAMKVVLEAD, from the coding sequence ATGAAAGCAATGGTTTATCACGGCGCAAACGACATCCGTTTTGAAGAAAAACCCCGTCCGCAGATTATCGATCCGACCGATGCGGTGGTGAAAATCGTCAAAACCACGATTTGCGGTACCGACTTGGGTATTTGGAAAGGCAAAAACCCCGAAGTTGCCGACGGCCGTATTCTCGGCCATGAAGGCATCGGTATTGTAGAAGAAGTCGGCGAGGCTGTAAAAAACATCAAAGTCGGCGATAAAGTCATTATTTCATGCGTCAGCAAATGCTGCACTTGCGACAACTGCAAAATCCAACTCTATTCACACTGCCGTAACGGCGGCTGGATTTTGGGCTACATGATCGACGGCACGCAAGCCGAATACGTCCGCACGCCTTATGCCGACAACAGCCTTGTTCCGCTGCCCGACAACGTCAATGAAGAAGTCGCGCTGCTGTTGAGCGACGCCTTGCCGACCGCCCACGAAATCGGCGTGCAATACGGCGATGTCAAACCCGGCGACACCGTATTCATCGCAGGCGCAGGCCCTGTCGGCATGTCCGCCCTGCTGACCGCCCAACTGTACAGCCCCGCCGCCATCATCGTTTGCGATATGGACGAAAACCGTTTGAAACTGGCGAAAGAATTGGGCGCAACCCATACCGTCAGCCCTGCTTCAGGCGACGTCTCCAAACAAGTCTTTGCCATCGTCGGTGAAGACGGCGTGGACTGCGCCATTGAAGCCGTCGGCATCCCCGCCACATGGAATATGTGCCAAGACATCGTCAAACCGGGCGGTCATATCGCCGTCGTCGGCGTACACGGTCAATCCGTTGATTTCAAACTTGAAAAACTCTGGATTAAAAACCTCGCCATCACAACCGGCCTGGTAAACGCCAACACCACCGAAATGCTGATGAAGGCAATTTCCAGCAGCTCCGTTGATTACACCAAAATGCTGACCCACCGTTTCAAATTCAGCGAATTGGAAAAAGCCTACGATGTGTTCAAACACGCCGCCGAAAACCAAGCCATGAAAGTGGTTTTGGAAGCGGATTGA
- a CDS encoding carbon starvation CstA family protein translates to MKSLKTFLIWGIVVLVGVASFTTLALSRGEQVSAVWMVTAAVSVYCIAYRFYSLYIAKYVMQLDPNRLTPAERHNDGLDYVPTHKGVLFGHHFAAIAGAGPLVGPVLAAQMGYLPGTLWIIFGVVFAGAVQDMMVLFVSMRRDGKSLGDIVKQELGTVPGVIASIGILMIMVIIMAVLALIVVKALVHSPWGTFTIAATMPIALFMGIYTRYIRPGKIGEISIVGFILLMLAVIYGDNVAHSSIGHWFDLDGLQLTWAIMIYGFVASVLPVWLLLTPRDYLSTFLKIGTIVALAIGILIVSPALQMPAVTHFIDGSGPVFSGALFPFLFITIACGAVSGFHALISSGTTPKMLENETHVRMIGYGGMLMESFVAIMALAAAASLDPGVYFAMNSPAALIGTDANTAAEVITTKLQFPVDAATLLHTAKEVGENTILSRAGGAPTLAVGMAHIMSRLIPGEAMMAFWYHFALLFEALFILTAVDAGTRVARFMIQDLGSIFYKPFGNTDSIPANLIATFFAVALWGYFLYTGVTDPLGGINSLWPLFGIANQMLAGVALIMCAVVLIKMKRDRYVWVALVPAVGVLFVTCYAGLQKLFHSDPRVSFLAHAGKYSEALAKNEVLAPAKDIGEMSQIIFNDQINAGLTALFLSVVVVVAIYGVRTAMKARKVGWSTAKEIPAVYRDGKQPEAQSEA, encoded by the coding sequence ATGAAATCGCTCAAAACGTTCCTCATTTGGGGCATTGTGGTTTTGGTCGGCGTAGCGTCCTTTACCACTCTGGCTCTCAGTCGGGGCGAGCAGGTCAGTGCGGTATGGATGGTCACCGCCGCCGTATCGGTGTACTGCATCGCCTACCGTTTTTACAGTCTCTACATCGCCAAATATGTGATGCAGCTTGATCCGAACCGCCTCACGCCCGCCGAGCGGCACAATGACGGTTTGGACTATGTACCGACACACAAAGGCGTATTGTTCGGACACCACTTTGCCGCAATTGCGGGCGCAGGTCCGTTGGTCGGTCCCGTACTGGCTGCGCAAATGGGTTATCTGCCGGGTACGCTGTGGATTATCTTCGGCGTAGTGTTCGCCGGCGCGGTACAAGACATGATGGTCTTGTTCGTCTCCATGCGCCGCGACGGTAAATCTTTGGGCGATATCGTAAAACAAGAACTCGGCACTGTACCCGGCGTGATCGCGTCCATCGGTATTTTGATGATTATGGTCATCATCATGGCGGTGTTGGCGCTGATTGTGGTGAAAGCACTGGTTCACAGCCCTTGGGGTACGTTCACGATTGCCGCCACCATGCCTATCGCGCTGTTTATGGGTATTTACACCCGTTATATCCGTCCGGGCAAAATCGGCGAGATTTCCATCGTTGGCTTTATCCTGCTGATGTTGGCGGTCATTTACGGCGACAATGTGGCGCATAGCTCCATCGGTCACTGGTTTGACCTTGACGGCCTCCAGCTCACTTGGGCGATTATGATTTACGGCTTCGTAGCATCAGTATTGCCGGTATGGCTGCTGCTGACTCCGCGCGACTATCTCTCTACCTTCCTGAAAATCGGTACGATTGTCGCACTCGCCATCGGCATCCTCATCGTCAGCCCTGCGCTGCAAATGCCTGCCGTAACGCACTTTATCGACGGTTCCGGCCCGGTATTCTCAGGCGCATTGTTCCCATTCCTCTTCATTACCATCGCTTGTGGTGCGGTTTCAGGCTTCCACGCGCTGATTTCTTCCGGTACCACGCCGAAAATGCTGGAAAACGAAACCCACGTCCGCATGATCGGTTACGGCGGTATGTTGATGGAAAGTTTCGTGGCGATTATGGCGCTTGCCGCTGCCGCATCGCTTGATCCCGGCGTGTACTTCGCTATGAACAGCCCTGCCGCTCTGATCGGTACAGATGCCAATACTGCCGCCGAAGTGATTACCACCAAGCTGCAATTCCCTGTCGATGCCGCAACCCTGTTGCACACCGCTAAGGAAGTGGGCGAAAACACCATCCTTTCCCGTGCGGGCGGTGCGCCTACCCTCGCAGTCGGTATGGCACACATCATGAGCCGTCTGATTCCGGGCGAAGCCATGATGGCATTCTGGTATCACTTTGCCCTGTTGTTTGAAGCCTTGTTCATCCTGACCGCCGTCGATGCCGGTACCCGCGTCGCACGTTTCATGATTCAAGACTTGGGCAGTATTTTCTACAAACCTTTCGGCAACACCGACTCCATCCCTGCCAACCTGATTGCGACCTTCTTCGCCGTGGCATTGTGGGGCTACTTCCTCTACACCGGCGTGACCGATCCGTTGGGCGGCATCAACTCGCTCTGGCCTTTGTTCGGCATCGCCAACCAAATGCTGGCAGGTGTAGCCTTGATTATGTGTGCCGTTGTGTTGATTAAGATGAAACGCGACCGCTATGTCTGGGTGGCACTCGTTCCTGCCGTCGGCGTACTATTTGTAACCTGCTACGCTGGTCTGCAAAAACTGTTCCACAGCGACCCGCGCGTCAGCTTCCTTGCCCATGCCGGCAAATACAGCGAAGCATTGGCTAAAAACGAAGTCCTCGCGCCCGCTAAAGACATCGGCGAAATGTCGCAAATCATCTTCAACGACCAGATTAATGCCGGTCTGACCGCATTGTTCCTCTCCGTCGTCGTCGTCGTTGCCATCTACGGCGTGCGTACCGCTATGAAAGCACGCAAAGTCGGCTGGTCAACCGCTAAAGAAATTCCGGCGGTGTACCGCGACGGCAAACAACCGGAGGCACAAAGTGAAGCGTAA
- the prmB gene encoding 50S ribosomal protein L3 N(5)-glutamine methyltransferase, producing the protein MFTQAAQELTTVRDILRFAVSRFNDAGLFFGHGSDNAHDEAAYLILHTLNLPLDTLEPYLDAKLLQSEKEEVLAVLERRAVEHIPAAYLTHQAWQGDFDFYVDERVIVPRSFIYELLGDSLTPWIEHPELVHRALDLCTGSGCLAVQMAHHYPAAEIDAVDLSLDALEVAAINVEDYGLEERINLIHTDLFEGLEGAYDLIVSNPPYVDAESVDMLPDEYLHEPELALGSGEDGLDATRQILLHAAKYLNPKGLLLVEIGHNRDVLEAAYPELPFTWLETSGGDGFVFLLTREQLLGEY; encoded by the coding sequence ATGTTTACTCAAGCAGCCCAAGAATTGACCACCGTCCGCGACATCCTGCGTTTCGCCGTCAGCCGTTTCAACGATGCCGGTTTGTTTTTCGGGCACGGCTCGGACAACGCACACGACGAAGCGGCCTACCTCATCCTACACACCCTCAACCTGCCGCTGGACACGCTGGAACCTTACCTCGACGCCAAGCTGCTGCAAAGCGAGAAAGAAGAAGTATTGGCAGTGCTGGAACGCCGCGCAGTCGAACACATCCCCGCAGCCTACCTCACCCATCAGGCATGGCAGGGCGATTTCGATTTTTATGTTGACGAACGCGTCATCGTACCGCGCTCGTTTATTTACGAACTGCTCGGCGACAGCCTTACCCCTTGGATAGAACACCCCGAATTGGTTCACCGCGCATTGGACTTGTGTACCGGCAGCGGCTGCCTCGCCGTCCAAATGGCGCACCACTACCCTGCTGCTGAAATCGACGCCGTTGATTTGAGTTTGGATGCACTGGAAGTGGCCGCCATCAACGTTGAAGATTATGGTTTGGAAGAGCGCATCAACCTGATTCATACCGATTTGTTCGAAGGATTGGAAGGCGCGTACGACTTAATTGTTTCCAACCCGCCTTATGTCGATGCCGAATCGGTCGATATGTTACCCGACGAATACCTGCACGAACCCGAACTCGCCTTGGGCAGCGGCGAAGACGGTTTGGACGCCACCCGCCAAATCCTGCTGCACGCCGCCAAATACCTGAACCCTAAAGGCTTACTGTTGGTCGAAATCGGACACAACCGCGACGTATTGGAAGCCGCCTATCCCGAGCTGCCGTTCACTTGGTTGGAAACCAGCGGCGGCGACGGATTCGTATTCTTGCTGACCCGCGAGCAGCTATTGGGCGAATACTAG
- the mutY gene encoding A/G-specific adenine glycosylase codes for MNTPSPFSERLICWQKQHGRHHLPWQVQNPYCVWLSEIMLQQTQVATVLDYYPRFLEKFPTVQALASAPQDEVLSLWAGLGYYSRARNLHKAAQQVVEQFGGTFPSERKDLETLCGVGRSTAAAICAFAFKCRETILDGNVKRVLCRVFARDGNPQDKKFENSLWTLAESLLPSENADMPAYTQGLMDLGATVCKRTKPLCHQCPMADICEAKKQNRIAELPRKKTAPEVQTLPLYWLIVRNQDGAILLEKRPAKGIWGGLYCVLCFETLNETYDCAEKLGIFSECAASPWDDLEEQPALTHRLTHRLLMITPFEAQISSPDTLPHSENASKDNRFWVKPENLADYGLPKPLADYLKQRQQALF; via the coding sequence ATGAACACACCCAGCCCCTTCTCCGAACGACTCATCTGCTGGCAAAAACAACACGGCAGGCACCACCTGCCTTGGCAAGTGCAAAACCCTTATTGCGTCTGGCTTTCCGAAATCATGCTCCAGCAGACGCAGGTTGCCACCGTGTTGGACTACTATCCGCGTTTCTTGGAAAAATTCCCGACCGTACAAGCGCTTGCCTCTGCGCCGCAAGACGAAGTATTGTCGCTGTGGGCGGGCTTGGGCTATTACAGCCGCGCGCGCAATCTGCACAAAGCCGCGCAACAAGTCGTCGAACAATTCGGCGGCACGTTTCCGTCAGAGCGCAAAGACTTGGAAACCCTCTGCGGCGTAGGTAGAAGCACCGCTGCCGCCATTTGCGCCTTTGCCTTCAAGTGCCGCGAAACCATTTTGGACGGCAACGTCAAACGCGTGCTCTGCCGCGTGTTCGCCCGCGACGGCAATCCGCAGGACAAAAAATTCGAAAACTCGCTCTGGACGCTTGCCGAAAGCCTGCTGCCGTCTGAAAACGCCGATATGCCCGCCTACACGCAAGGCTTGATGGACTTGGGCGCAACCGTGTGCAAACGGACAAAACCCTTGTGCCATCAATGCCCGATGGCGGACATCTGCGAAGCGAAAAAGCAAAACCGCATCGCCGAGCTGCCGCGCAAAAAAACCGCCCCCGAAGTGCAAACCCTACCGCTTTACTGGCTGATTGTCCGCAACCAAGACGGCGCAATCTTGCTGGAAAAACGTCCTGCCAAAGGCATTTGGGGCGGGCTGTATTGCGTGCTGTGTTTTGAAACCCTGAACGAAACATACGATTGCGCCGAGAAGCTTGGCATTTTTTCAGAGTGCGCAGCCTCCCCGTGGGACGACCTCGAAGAACAACCCGCCCTCACCCACCGCCTGACGCATCGTTTATTGATGATTACGCCGTTTGAAGCGCAAATCAGTTCGCCCGACACGCTACCCCATTCTGAAAACGCATCAAAAGATAACCGCTTCTGGGTGAAACCCGAAAATTTGGCGGATTACGGTTTGCCCAAACCGCTGGCAGATTATTTGAAACAACGGCAGCAGGCATTGTTTTAA
- a CDS encoding YdiU family protein produces MHTLPLLTQQFAELSPFFYSRVSPEPLTAPYWVAFNTDLAAELNLDTDFQTTANLDYLSGNAPQYAPAPIAGVYSGHQFGVYTPRLGDGRALLIGDSVDAAGQRQEWQLKGAGKTPYSRFADGRAVLRSSIREYLCSEAINGLGIPTTRALALCGSDDPVYRETVETAAVLIRIAPSFLRFGHFEYFYYTGREAEIQQLADYLIRHYYPDCRDADNPYAALLEQIRNRTAYTVAAWQSVGFCHGVMNTDNMSALGLTIDYGPFGFLDDYDRRHVCNHSDTQGRYAYNAQPFVAHWNFAALASCFDALVPHDTLEKLIDGWTEIFQTTYLEKMRRKLGLQQADKRDDESLIADLFTALQDQKTDFTLFFRNLSGVSNTHGEPLPSKLEQTFKNGVPPAFIRWLGRYRQRLRAENSNPAERAIRMNLTNPLYILRNYLAEQAIAQARNGDYREIERLRRCLARPFDEQAEFADLAEPPPEGSIPVCVSCSS; encoded by the coding sequence ATGCACACACTCCCCCTGCTTACCCAACAGTTCGCCGAACTCTCGCCGTTTTTCTATTCCCGCGTTTCCCCTGAGCCGCTGACCGCGCCCTACTGGGTTGCCTTCAACACCGATTTGGCGGCAGAGTTGAATCTGGATACAGATTTTCAGACGACCGCCAACCTTGACTACCTCAGCGGCAACGCGCCGCAATACGCGCCCGCGCCCATTGCCGGCGTTTACAGCGGCCATCAGTTCGGCGTCTATACCCCGCGCCTTGGCGACGGGCGCGCGCTCCTGATTGGCGATTCCGTCGATGCCGCGGGACAACGCCAAGAGTGGCAGCTCAAAGGCGCAGGTAAAACGCCCTACTCCCGCTTTGCCGACGGGCGCGCCGTCTTGCGCTCCTCCATCCGTGAATATCTCTGTTCCGAAGCCATAAACGGTCTCGGCATCCCCACAACCCGCGCCCTCGCCCTGTGCGGCAGCGACGACCCCGTTTATCGGGAAACCGTCGAAACCGCCGCCGTCCTGATCCGCATCGCCCCGAGCTTTCTGCGTTTCGGCCATTTCGAATACTTCTATTACACCGGCCGCGAAGCCGAAATTCAACAACTTGCCGACTACCTTATCCGGCATTACTACCCCGACTGCCGAGATGCCGACAATCCCTACGCCGCCTTGTTGGAACAAATCCGAAACCGCACCGCCTATACCGTCGCCGCATGGCAAAGCGTCGGCTTCTGCCACGGCGTAATGAATACCGACAACATGTCTGCACTGGGACTCACCATAGACTACGGCCCTTTCGGCTTCCTCGACGATTACGACCGCCGCCACGTCTGCAACCACTCCGACACCCAAGGCCGCTACGCCTACAATGCCCAGCCCTTCGTCGCCCATTGGAATTTCGCTGCCCTCGCCTCCTGCTTCGACGCCCTCGTCCCACACGACACCCTCGAGAAACTCATCGACGGCTGGACAGAAATTTTTCAGACGACCTATTTAGAGAAAATGCGCCGCAAACTCGGTTTGCAGCAAGCAGACAAAAGAGACGACGAAAGCCTTATCGCCGACCTCTTCACCGCCTTGCAAGATCAAAAAACCGACTTCACCCTGTTTTTCAGAAACCTGTCCGGAGTCAGCAATACACACGGCGAACCCCTCCCGTCCAAACTCGAACAAACCTTCAAAAACGGCGTTCCGCCCGCCTTCATCCGCTGGCTCGGACGCTACCGCCAACGCCTGCGCGCCGAAAACAGCAATCCCGCCGAACGCGCAATACGCATGAACCTGACCAACCCGCTCTACATCCTGCGCAACTACCTTGCCGAACAGGCCATCGCCCAAGCCCGAAACGGCGACTACCGCGAAATCGAACGCCTGCGCCGCTGCCTCGCCCGTCCCTTTGACGAACAGGCAGAGTTCGCCGACCTTGCCGAACCGCCGCCCGAAGGCAGCATTCCGGTTTGCGTCAGTTGTTCAAGTTGA
- a CDS encoding cytochrome c, with product MKTIHILTLAALSCFSASTFAADAAQMAQGQKIYETNCAACHGKKGEGRGAMFPPLFRSDYIMKKPQVLLNSMLKGINGPIKVNGKPYNGFMPATAINEADVAAVSTYIMNAFDNGGGTITEKDVKAAKGKK from the coding sequence ATGAAAACCATCCACATCCTGACACTTGCCGCACTCTCCTGCTTTTCCGCCTCAACCTTCGCCGCCGATGCCGCACAGATGGCGCAAGGGCAGAAAATTTACGAAACCAACTGCGCCGCCTGCCACGGTAAAAAAGGCGAAGGCAGAGGCGCAATGTTCCCTCCCCTGTTCCGTTCCGACTACATCATGAAAAAACCGCAGGTACTGTTGAACAGCATGCTCAAAGGCATCAACGGTCCGATCAAGGTTAACGGCAAACCCTACAACGGCTTCATGCCTGCAACAGCCATCAACGAAGCGGACGTAGCAGCAGTTTCGACCTACATTATGAATGCATTTGATAACGGCGGCGGCACCATCACCGAAAAAGATGTGAAAGCGGCAAAAGGCAAAAAATAA
- a CDS encoding amino acid ABC transporter permease: MDFRFDIIYEYRWMFFYGALTTLGLTVVATAGGSVLGLLLALARLIHLEKAGAPMRALAWVLRKVSLLYVTLFRGTPLFVQIVIWSYVWFPFFVHPTDGLLINGDEAVEIRRSYGALIAGSLALIANSGAYICEIFRAGIQSIDRGQMEAARSLGLTYPQAMRYVILPQALRRMLPPLASEFITLLKDSSLLSVIAVAELAYVQSTISGRYSVYEEPLYTVALIYLLMTTFLGWVFLRLENRYNPQHR; the protein is encoded by the coding sequence ATGGATTTTCGGTTTGACATTATTTACGAATACCGCTGGATGTTTTTCTACGGCGCGCTGACTACGCTGGGCTTGACCGTAGTGGCGACGGCAGGCGGCTCCGTATTGGGTCTGCTGCTCGCGCTGGCGCGCTTGATTCATCTGGAAAAGGCGGGTGCGCCCATGCGTGCGCTGGCTTGGGTTTTGCGTAAGGTTTCGCTGCTGTATGTAACGCTGTTCCGTGGTACGCCGCTGTTTGTGCAGATTGTGATTTGGTCTTACGTCTGGTTCCCGTTTTTCGTCCATCCTACCGACGGTTTGCTGATCAACGGCGACGAGGCGGTGGAAATCCGACGCTCTTACGGCGCGCTGATTGCCGGTTCGCTTGCCTTGATTGCCAACTCCGGCGCGTATATCTGCGAGATTTTCCGCGCGGGCATCCAGTCCATCGACCGCGGTCAGATGGAAGCGGCGCGTTCGCTGGGTCTGACTTATCCGCAGGCTATGCGCTATGTGATTCTCCCGCAGGCGTTGCGCCGTATGCTGCCGCCGCTTGCCAGCGAATTTATTACGCTTTTGAAAGACAGCTCGTTGTTGTCCGTTATCGCCGTGGCGGAGCTGGCTTATGTGCAAAGTACGATTAGCGGCCGCTATTCCGTTTATGAAGAACCGCTCTATACCGTCGCGCTTATTTATCTCTTGATGACGACTTTCTTGGGCTGGGTGTTCCTGCGCTTGGAAAACCGCTACAACCCGCAGCATCGTTGA
- the hemH gene encoding ferrochelatase — translation MPRFLPEPPLPYTDQTRTAVLLLNLGTPDAPTAQAVKPYLRDFLSDQRVVELPKLLWQPILRGLILTLRPKKSAHAYEKIWFKEGSPLLVYTARQAEALGKLLPDVTVRYAMTYGNPGVDDVLAEFKSQGIGNLLVVPLYPQYAASSTGAALDKVFLQLLRQRNQLSIRTVSRFYDDAGYIEAMKKQIQAYWAEHGRGEKLMLSFHGIPQKQYDEGDPYPDECRHTAKLLAEALGLTEQEYIVSFQSQFGKAKWVKPSTQVLFDELPKQGITKLDVFCPGFMADCLETMEEIALMGREQFHAAGGKEYRYIPCLNDGAEWIAALADLVRRNLRGWV, via the coding sequence ATGCCCCGTTTCCTGCCAGAGCCTCCCCTTCCCTACACCGACCAAACCCGTACCGCCGTCCTACTGCTTAACCTCGGCACACCGGATGCTCCGACCGCGCAAGCCGTCAAACCTTACCTGCGCGACTTTTTATCCGACCAACGCGTGGTAGAACTGCCGAAGCTGTTGTGGCAACCGATCTTGCGTGGCCTGATACTGACGCTGCGCCCGAAAAAAAGTGCGCATGCCTATGAAAAAATCTGGTTTAAAGAAGGCTCGCCCTTATTGGTTTATACCGCACGTCAAGCCGAAGCCTTGGGCAAACTACTGCCGGATGTAACCGTCCGCTACGCCATGACTTACGGCAACCCGGGCGTTGACGACGTCTTGGCGGAATTCAAATCGCAAGGCATCGGTAATCTTTTGGTAGTCCCGCTTTACCCGCAATATGCGGCATCAAGCACAGGCGCAGCTTTGGATAAAGTGTTCTTGCAATTACTGCGCCAGCGCAACCAACTCAGCATACGCACGGTATCCCGTTTCTACGATGATGCAGGCTATATCGAAGCCATGAAAAAGCAGATTCAGGCATATTGGGCGGAACACGGACGCGGCGAAAAACTGATGCTGAGTTTTCACGGCATACCGCAGAAACAGTACGACGAGGGCGACCCTTATCCCGACGAATGCCGCCATACCGCCAAACTGCTTGCCGAAGCCTTGGGACTGACTGAGCAGGAATATATCGTTTCCTTTCAAAGCCAGTTCGGCAAGGCAAAATGGGTTAAACCGAGTACGCAGGTTCTGTTTGACGAACTGCCGAAACAAGGCATAACGAAATTGGACGTTTTCTGTCCGGGCTTTATGGCAGACTGCTTGGAAACGATGGAAGAAATCGCTTTGATGGGGCGCGAACAATTTCACGCTGCCGGCGGTAAAGAATACCGCTATATCCCCTGCCTGAACGACGGCGCAGAATGGATAGCCGCGCTGGCAGATTTAGTGCGGCGCAATTTGCGCGGATGGGTTTGA
- a CDS encoding YbdD/YjiX family protein: MKRKLAAWWKTAKLTANLMAGVPDYENYVAQQRKHNPNAPVMTELQFQDYCRKRRCGANGGRCC; this comes from the coding sequence GTGAAGCGTAAACTCGCCGCTTGGTGGAAAACCGCCAAACTTACCGCCAACCTCATGGCAGGCGTGCCCGATTATGAAAACTACGTTGCACAACAACGCAAACATAATCCCAACGCCCCCGTCATGACCGAGCTGCAATTTCAAGACTACTGCCGCAAACGCCGCTGCGGTGCAAACGGCGGAAGATGTTGCTAA